A stretch of Miscanthus floridulus cultivar M001 chromosome 13, ASM1932011v1, whole genome shotgun sequence DNA encodes these proteins:
- the LOC136501179 gene encoding uncharacterized protein encodes MATPSSHGIPLRALLLALPLLSILIVFQLLHRLTPLPPPLLRTHADAAASHRADAEPNSPPLSSNVPPPAPRPEETSDPTSLRHVVFGIASSRRTLPLRLPLLRLWLRAPARAFLFLDAPAPDADARDLPPGLALRVSADASRFPYTHPRGLPSAVRVARIAGELVSALKQDEDVRWLVLADDDTAFVLPNLLHTLRKYDHREPWYLGARSESAAQNAWHGFDMAYGGGGIAVSWPLARRLARVVDSCVLRYPHLYGSDARIYACLAELGVELTHEPGFHQIDLHGDISGLLRAHPLSPLVSLHHLDHVYPLYPGMDRTRAMQHFFRAANDDPARILQQTVCYDKKKSLTVSVSWGYSVQVFKGNVLLPDLLAVQKTFVPWKRGRNVTDVYMFDTKHYPRDECKRGALFFLKSITSGKGMTETTYNRQTPRKCPPDLIPLKNVRLIKVTSEQLQLAPGKALRRHCCDIAPSSSDTNIDINIRKCEDELIAMHS; translated from the exons ATGGCTACCCCGTCGTCCCACGGCATCCCCCTCCGCGCGCTCCTCCTCGCGCTGCCCCTGCTCTCCATCCTCATCGTCTTccagctcctccaccgcctcacaCCCCTGCCCCCGCCGCTCCTCCGGACGCACGCCGACGCGGCGGCGTCGCACCGCGCGGACGCGGAACCGAATTCCCCTCCACTCTCCTCCAACGTACCTCCCCCGGCGCCGAGGCCGGAGGAGACGTCGGATCCGACGTCCCTGCGCCACGTGGTGTTCGGAATCGCCTCCTCCCGGCGCACGCTGCCGCTCCGGCTCCCCCTGCTCCGCCTCTGGCTGCGCGCCCCCGCGCGCGCCTTCCTCTTCCTCGACGCGCCGGCGCCGGACGCGGACGCCCGCGACCTCCCGCCGGGCCTCGCCCTCCGCGTCTCCGCCGACGCGTCCCGCTTCCCCTACACGCACCCGCGCGGCCTCCCCTCCGCCGTCCGCGTCGCGCGCATCGCCGGGGAGCTCGTCTCCGCGCTCAAGCAGGACGAGGATGTGCGGTGGCTCGTGCTCGCCGACGACGACACCGCCTTCGTGCTCCCGAACCTGCTCCACACGCTGCGCAAGTACGACCACCGCGAGCCCTGGTACCTCGGCGCGCGCTCCGAGTCCGCGGCGCAGAACGCGTGGCACGGCTTCGACATGGcttacggcggcggcggcatcgccGTCAGCTGGCCCCTCGCGCGCCGCCTCGCGCGCGTGGTCGACTCGTGCGTCCTCAGGTACCCGCACCTCTACGGCAGCGACGCCAGGATCTACGCCTGCCTCGCCGAGCTCGGCGTCGAGCTCACCCACGAGCCAGGCTTCCACCAG ATCGATCTTCATGGCGACATTTCTGGGCTCCTAAGAGCACATCCGCTGTCCCCTTTAGTTTCACTGCACCATCTCGATCATGTGTATCCTCTTTACCCTGGTATGGATCGGACCAGAGCAATGCAACATTTCTTCCGAGCTGCTAATGATGATCCAGCCAGGATTCTGCAACAAACAGTGTGCTACGACAAAAAAAAATCGCTTACAGTGTCAGTCTCTTGGGGCTATTCAGTCCAGGTGTTCAAAGGCAATGTGCTGCTCCCTGACCTCCTTGCTGTGCAAAAAACCTTTGTACCATGGAAAAGGGGTCGCAATGTTACAGATGTGTATATGTTTGACACCAAACATTACCCTAGAGATGAGTGCAAAAGAGGAGCTCTTTTCTTCCTGAAAAGCATTACTTCGGGGAAAGGCATGACGGAAACCACTTACAATAGACAGACACCTAGGAAATGCCCGCCTGACTTGATCCCACTGAAGAATGTGCGTTTGATAAAGGTGACATCAGAGCAACTGCAGCTGGCTCCTGGGAAG GCCTTAAGACGCCATTGCTGTGACATCGCACCTTCTTCATCTGATACTAACATAGACATTAACATCAGAAAATGTGAAGATGAGCTGATCGCGATGCATTCATAG